A region from the Coffea eugenioides isolate CCC68of chromosome 9, Ceug_1.0, whole genome shotgun sequence genome encodes:
- the LOC113782398 gene encoding uncharacterized protein LOC113782398, translating into MTDLLAHVVQQQGQPPIQQPGNPGHVVESEDRALERFQKFSPPKFLGGPDPDVAEKWLEKMIEIFAALHYSEERQVTFAVFQLEGVTRSWWNVIRMKWDREQIPRTWVNFVRDFNAKYFPPLVQEKKEDEFIRLRQGTQSVAEYESQFTRLSKFAPELILTEQRRVQRFIQGLNVEIQKDLAVAQINIFSDAVEKAL; encoded by the coding sequence ATGACCGACTTGTTAGCCCACGTAGTGCAACAGCAGGGCCAACCTCCTATCCAGCAACCTGGGAACCCTGGCCATGTAGTAGAGAGTGAAGATCGGGCCctagagagatttcagaagttctctccGCCAAAATTTCTGGGCGGGccagatccggacgtggccgaaaAATGGTTAGAGAAAATGATAGAAATTTTCGCCGCCCTACACTATTCAGAGGAGAGGCAGGTTACTTTCGCTGTCTTCCAATTGGAAGGGGTCAcgcgttcttggtggaacgtgatacgaATGAAGTGGGACCGGGAACAAATCCCAAGAACATGGGTAAACTTTGTGAGGGACTTCAATGCGAAATACTTTCcccctctagtccaggaaaagaaagaggacgagttcattagaCTCCGTCAGGGGACGCAATCGGTGgctgagtacgagagccagtttactcgTTTATCTAAGTTCGCCCCTGAACTCATTCTAacggagcaaaggagagttCAGCGTTTTattcaagggctcaatgtggaaattcaaaaggatttggCGGTAGCCCAGATCAATATCTTTAGTGACGCTGTGGAGAAAGCTTTGTGA